One window of Sphingobacteriales bacterium genomic DNA carries:
- a CDS encoding deoxyribodipyrimidine photo-lyase — protein MEVINIVWFKKDLRLSDHAPLYYAIKAGLPILLIYCFEPSQTNHPTYGEVHRAFAASSLADLQQQLNPYGHVLHISNLEFTRVLEVLLSHYKIHSVFTHHEVTMLHTRNRIEAVAQVCANNNITFNQLTSDSILSKSLVEPQNWLQQRNAWINSDLFAISLDKIQKANLSEEIIQQIFPLNLTERKSKGRKQLKYENIQIIAGETKAQQLLNDFLLNKAKGEYRKNRNIAFNAGTWGSRLSASLAFGNINIRQIYRQLKSLQFNAAAKLDLKAFKAQLLLRDFAKQVFEINPQLEHQNLNYVVNGIRLKWNEEMFDAFTSAKTGFPLIDASVLCLSKTGFISHSLRALLISFVAHHLWLDWRKATPYFAGQMIDFDPGIYFWNTQIIAGCTGLTPLNILNPIKEAGRTDKNGLFIKQWLPRFKLVPGALCGQPQSLKQLEQEMYHLRLGREYPLPIVNINETELFAKQHLEKIYQKPVAIKETAAILESLLPVPAILNNGKLNLSRN, from the coding sequence ATGGAGGTTATCAATATAGTCTGGTTTAAAAAAGATCTCAGACTGTCAGATCATGCGCCACTTTACTATGCCATTAAAGCAGGTCTTCCTATATTGCTCATTTACTGTTTTGAACCTTCTCAAACTAATCATCCAACTTATGGAGAAGTCCACCGTGCTTTTGCTGCCTCATCTCTTGCCGATTTGCAACAGCAGTTAAATCCTTATGGTCACGTTCTTCATATTTCCAATCTTGAATTTACCCGGGTTTTAGAAGTTTTACTTTCTCATTACAAGATTCACTCCGTATTTACACACCATGAAGTAACAATGCTTCATACCCGAAACAGAATTGAAGCAGTTGCTCAAGTCTGTGCAAACAACAATATAACGTTTAACCAACTAACTTCTGACAGTATTTTGTCCAAATCGCTTGTTGAGCCGCAGAACTGGTTGCAACAAAGAAATGCGTGGATCAACAGTGATTTGTTTGCGATCTCTTTAGACAAGATTCAAAAGGCAAATTTGTCTGAAGAAATTATTCAGCAGATATTCCCACTTAATTTAACTGAAAGAAAAAGCAAGGGACGCAAACAGCTTAAATACGAGAATATTCAAATTATTGCCGGCGAAACCAAGGCGCAACAATTACTCAACGATTTCTTGTTGAACAAAGCAAAAGGGGAATATAGGAAAAATCGCAATATTGCATTTAATGCCGGAACCTGGGGAAGCCGTTTATCTGCTTCGCTGGCCTTTGGCAATATCAATATTCGTCAGATTTACCGGCAACTCAAATCATTACAATTTAATGCAGCCGCAAAATTAGACTTAAAAGCCTTTAAAGCACAATTGTTGCTGCGCGATTTTGCCAAACAGGTTTTTGAGATAAATCCTCAACTCGAACATCAAAACCTGAATTATGTCGTCAATGGCATACGACTGAAATGGAATGAAGAGATGTTCGATGCTTTCACTTCTGCAAAGACTGGATTCCCATTAATAGATGCCTCAGTTTTGTGTTTATCAAAAACAGGTTTTATCAGCCATAGTCTCAGAGCTTTACTCATTTCCTTTGTGGCTCATCATCTTTGGTTGGACTGGCGAAAGGCTACCCCCTATTTTGCCGGTCAAATGATTGATTTTGATCCGGGGATTTATTTTTGGAATACTCAAATCATAGCCGGTTGTACCGGATTAACACCACTTAATATTTTGAACCCGATAAAAGAAGCCGGGCGCACGGACAAGAATGGGCTATTCATTAAACAATGGCTGCCCCGGTTTAAATTAGTTCCCGGTGCTTTATGTGGACAACCACAATCGCTAAAACAGTTAGAACAAGAGATGTACCATCTTAGGCTTGGACGCGAATACCCTTTGCCGATTGTAAATATCAACGAAACGGAACTGTTTGCCAAACAACATTTAGAGAAAATTTACCAAAAACCGGTTGCCATTAAAGAAACTGCCGCTATCCTTGAAAGTCTTTTGCCTGTTCCGGCTATCCTGAACAATGGCAAACTCAATCTATCCAGGAATTAG
- a CDS encoding phosphoribosylformylglycinamidine cyclo-ligase gives MDHQQSGFDIDLGNQCSQNAFSWAKKTFKNRTGKVGQVVMKVDGAFSNMLDFHGVKIGITSDGIGTKIELSERTGIYDSLGYDLVAMVADDLIAGGFVPTSISNILDVDHLSYPIIDELMRGLHDASNFAGIAVTGGEIAELGSRISGWGNKMHFNWCSTAIGVLHPKLNEPIDGSAIHEGDAIITLRSRGFRSNGFSAIRKIMSGHFGDNWHTENYSEEKTWGEVLLTPSLIFAPTITRALDADIHIKGIAHITGGGIADNFRRVLKVNQLGAHFHNLFPPHDFMTQLMQLGKLTLQQAYLYWNMGNGMLVVVPNSMAEKSLEVLQTGEYKAQIAGHITSKKRILIETNSESLITALEHQ, from the coding sequence ATGGATCATCAGCAGAGCGGATTTGATATTGACCTTGGTAACCAATGTTCACAAAATGCCTTTTCCTGGGCCAAAAAGACCTTTAAAAACCGAACCGGTAAAGTAGGGCAAGTAGTTATGAAGGTGGATGGTGCTTTTTCGAATATGCTCGACTTTCATGGAGTAAAAATCGGAATTACTTCTGATGGAATTGGCACAAAAATAGAATTGTCGGAAAGAACAGGTATTTACGATTCTTTAGGGTACGATTTAGTTGCAATGGTTGCTGACGATTTGATAGCAGGAGGCTTTGTACCGACTAGTATTTCGAATATTTTAGACGTAGATCATCTCAGTTATCCCATCATAGATGAATTGATGAGAGGGCTACACGATGCATCTAATTTTGCAGGGATTGCAGTAACAGGAGGGGAAATCGCTGAATTGGGTAGTCGCATTTCAGGTTGGGGCAACAAGATGCACTTTAACTGGTGCTCTACAGCAATCGGAGTTTTGCATCCCAAACTTAACGAACCGATTGACGGCTCAGCCATTCACGAAGGAGATGCTATTATTACATTGCGCAGCAGGGGATTTAGAAGCAACGGATTTTCAGCCATTCGCAAGATTATGTCCGGACATTTTGGAGATAACTGGCATACTGAAAATTATTCTGAAGAAAAAACATGGGGGGAGGTTTTACTCACACCGTCTTTAATTTTTGCTCCTACAATAACGCGGGCGTTGGACGCAGATATTCACATCAAAGGGATTGCACACATTACCGGTGGAGGTATCGCCGATAATTTCAGGAGGGTATTGAAAGTCAACCAATTAGGTGCTCATTTTCATAATTTATTTCCTCCCCATGATTTTATGACCCAATTGATGCAGCTTGGAAAATTGACCCTTCAACAAGCCTATCTTTACTGGAATATGGGCAATGGAATGTTGGTAGTAGTGCCCAACTCAATGGCAGAAAAATCTCTCGAAGTTTTACAAACAGGAGAATACAAGGCACAAATTGCAGGTCATATTACCTCCAAAAAGCGGATTCTCATTGAAACAAACTCCGAATCTTTGATTACTGCTTTGGAGCATCAATAA
- a CDS encoding putative DNA binding domain-containing protein has translation MIIQHHNKVRDWIKKGEGDQLEFKVMISEPYKVAKAICAFANTRGGYLLSGISDDGEIVGVVEPEMEIKKLNDAATLYCVPPVSISIRQHLEDFLVVVAVYIEESSFKPHKALTKNGSEQAYIRVGNKTMPAGKLVVKVIKNEYKNHEEDESHLASLKLDSKESGLLDYLKKREKITLKQFARLVNISERRARRILVKLTLAGYIRLHTQNKDEFYTLS, from the coding sequence ATGATTATTCAACATCACAACAAAGTAAGGGATTGGATTAAAAAAGGAGAAGGCGACCAACTGGAGTTTAAAGTCATGATTTCTGAACCCTATAAAGTGGCCAAAGCTATTTGTGCTTTTGCAAATACACGAGGCGGGTATCTGTTGTCCGGCATTTCTGATGATGGAGAAATTGTTGGCGTTGTTGAACCGGAAATGGAAATTAAAAAATTGAATGATGCAGCGACACTATATTGTGTGCCCCCTGTTTCAATCTCAATCCGGCAACATCTCGAAGATTTTTTGGTTGTTGTAGCGGTTTATATTGAAGAGAGTAGCTTTAAACCACATAAAGCGCTGACTAAAAACGGAAGTGAACAAGCCTATATCAGGGTTGGCAATAAAACCATGCCTGCGGGAAAATTGGTGGTAAAAGTCATCAAAAATGAATACAAAAACCATGAGGAGGACGAAAGCCATCTTGCTTCCCTAAAATTAGACTCCAAAGAATCCGGCTTACTCGACTATCTCAAAAAAAGAGAAAAGATTACCCTGAAACAGTTTGCCAGATTGGTCAATATTTCAGAACGCAGAGCAAGAAGGATACTGGTAAAATTGACTTTAGCCGGTTATATACGCCTGCATACTCAAAACAAAGATGAATTTTACACACTTAGTTAA
- a CDS encoding HupE/UreJ family protein, giving the protein MQEFTLYLKLGWQHIADLGAYDHIVFITALCAIYTVKEWKHLLILITAFTVGHSITLALAALKIVVLPSEIIEFLIPVTIFLTSINNVLNQPKSTGTMFRITGTYLMVVFFGLIHGLGFSNYFTALLGTEQSIVKPLLAFNIGLEVGQILIVAIILILASVVMRLLKLSQRDWTLFVSGAVAGISLILMSETVFW; this is encoded by the coding sequence ATGCAGGAATTTACCCTTTACTTAAAACTCGGATGGCAACATATAGCCGATTTGGGAGCTTACGACCATATTGTTTTTATAACTGCGCTTTGTGCCATTTACACCGTCAAGGAGTGGAAACATCTGTTAATTCTAATAACCGCTTTTACTGTTGGGCATAGTATTACGCTTGCCCTTGCAGCACTAAAAATTGTCGTTCTGCCTTCAGAAATTATAGAATTCCTAATTCCTGTTACTATTTTCCTCACCTCAATCAACAATGTGTTAAATCAACCAAAATCAACCGGAACTATGTTTCGAATTACCGGAACTTATCTAATGGTTGTGTTTTTTGGACTTATTCATGGATTAGGTTTTTCCAATTATTTTACCGCTTTGTTAGGAACAGAGCAAAGTATTGTTAAACCGCTACTCGCCTTCAACATTGGATTGGAAGTCGGGCAGATTTTAATCGTTGCAATTATCCTGATTTTAGCTTCTGTGGTTATGCGTTTGTTGAAATTGTCACAGCGTGACTGGACTTTGTTTGTATCGGGAGCTGTTGCCGGAATTTCACTGATTTTAATGAGCGAAACTGTGTTTTGGTAA
- a CDS encoding helix-hairpin-helix domain-containing protein, which translates to MKNALKRFFTYSNRDMRGILVLTAVLILVLFVPMLLKLSEVNQPTELKTFEEEIELYRVQNLKQESENKREAYFQNNQKTISESETTGDLFQFNPNELNFSKAKKLGLSDFVAKNIEKYLNNGGSFKMPNDLKIIYGLSADDFERLEPYMVFETSEVKTAYRKDSLTDKLKPFNPNTISLEQALMIGIPPKVANSMIGYREKVGSFKQPEDFKKLYGLSEEDFQKIRLFLVIETPESISGSSEKSKKPELIEFDPNTVSKEQAISFGLSPKVAQTLINYRNSGGKFKQPEDFKKIYGLSESDFLMLLPFIVIMPDSLPQKANAVKGTQIDSSQRNYSKFTGKIDINDSTIEDWDKLPGIGTTYATMITKYRKKLGGFIHINQVKETYGLPAETYEGILPQLVNESPHLIEKINLNTTDEQTLIKHPYISKAVAQSIVNMRLRHGKYKSVEGIKKSKVIDQTLFDKISPYLSVE; encoded by the coding sequence ATGAAAAATGCACTGAAAAGATTTTTCACTTATTCCAACCGCGACATGCGCGGAATTTTGGTATTGACGGCAGTTTTGATTCTTGTACTTTTTGTGCCTATGTTGCTTAAGTTGTCAGAGGTCAATCAACCAACAGAGTTAAAAACTTTTGAAGAAGAGATTGAATTGTATCGTGTACAAAATTTGAAACAGGAAAGCGAGAATAAGCGCGAAGCTTATTTCCAAAACAATCAAAAAACAATTAGCGAGTCAGAAACTACTGGAGATTTATTCCAGTTTAATCCTAATGAGTTGAACTTTTCAAAAGCCAAAAAACTCGGTTTATCTGACTTTGTAGCAAAAAATATCGAAAAGTATCTGAACAATGGAGGCAGCTTTAAAATGCCGAACGATTTAAAGATAATATATGGTTTGTCCGCTGATGACTTTGAAAGATTAGAACCTTATATGGTGTTTGAAACTTCTGAGGTAAAAACTGCTTACAGAAAAGATTCTTTAACTGATAAACTTAAACCCTTTAATCCGAATACTATTTCGTTGGAGCAGGCTTTAATGATAGGCATACCACCTAAAGTTGCCAATAGTATGATAGGTTACAGAGAAAAAGTAGGAAGCTTTAAACAACCGGAAGATTTTAAGAAACTTTACGGACTGAGTGAAGAAGACTTTCAAAAGATACGTCTTTTTTTAGTGATTGAAACTCCCGAATCAATTTCTGGAAGTTCTGAGAAATCAAAAAAACCTGAACTTATTGAATTTGACCCCAATACTGTTTCCAAAGAACAGGCTATATCTTTTGGTCTTTCACCCAAAGTGGCTCAAACATTAATCAATTACAGAAATAGTGGCGGTAAGTTTAAACAACCAGAGGATTTTAAAAAAATTTATGGGCTGTCAGAATCTGATTTTCTGATGTTGTTGCCTTTTATTGTGATTATGCCCGATAGTTTACCCCAAAAAGCAAATGCTGTCAAGGGCACACAAATTGATTCTTCTCAAAGAAATTATTCTAAGTTTACCGGAAAAATAGACATCAACGACTCTACAATTGAGGATTGGGATAAACTACCCGGAATTGGAACAACTTATGCAACTATGATCACCAAATACCGGAAAAAATTAGGAGGATTTATACATATTAATCAGGTAAAAGAAACTTATGGGTTGCCGGCAGAAACATACGAAGGAATACTTCCACAGTTGGTGAACGAATCCCCTCATTTAATAGAAAAGATCAACCTGAATACAACGGATGAACAAACTTTGATAAAACATCCATATATAAGCAAAGCCGTTGCTCAGTCTATTGTCAATATGCGTTTGAGACATGGCAAATATAAATCAGTGGAAGGGATCAAGAAATCAAAAGTTATTGACCAAACTTTGTTTGACAAAATCTCCCCATACCTAAGTGTTGAATAA
- the yidD gene encoding membrane protein insertion efficiency factor YidD, translating to MNKIIRAIFIFPIRLYQLFFSPFLGGSCRYTPSCSTYMLEAIEEWGVIKGVYLGIKRLSSCHPWGGHGYDPVPKKQISAKK from the coding sequence ATGAACAAAATCATCAGAGCAATATTTATCTTCCCCATCCGCTTGTATCAACTATTTTTCTCCCCGTTTTTAGGTGGTTCGTGCCGATACACTCCATCCTGTTCGACCTATATGTTAGAAGCTATTGAAGAATGGGGAGTAATCAAAGGCGTTTATCTGGGAATCAAACGTTTGTCGAGTTGCCATCCATGGGGCGGGCATGGGTATGATCCGGTGCCCAAGAAACAGATTTCTGCCAAAAAATAA